A section of the Mesobacillus jeotgali genome encodes:
- a CDS encoding methionine biosynthesis PLP-dependent protein, translated as MVNIDTKLAQLGNRSETATGAVNPPIYLTTAYRHEGIGESSGYDYVRTGNPTREILEKAIADLEEGDKGFACSSGMAAIWTILALFQNGDEWIVSKDLYGGTYRLLEQGFKKWGLKSTYADMSSLSEIKSAITPETKALFVETPTNPLMEQADIAAIAQIAKENGILLIVDNTFYTPLLQKPLTLGADIVVHSATKYLGGHNDVLAGLIVARGDSICKSLSLHHNGGGAVLSPFDSWLLIRGMKTLSLRMERHERNARALVEYLQGHYAVKDVLYPGRGGMISFRVQSPAMVNPFLKNLSTITFAESLGGVESFITYPATQTHADIPVEVREQIGVCDRLLRFSVGIEDYEDLIVDLETAFKKAHEEAGVI; from the coding sequence TTGGTCAATATCGATACGAAGCTAGCACAGCTAGGCAACAGGAGTGAAACTGCAACAGGTGCTGTAAATCCTCCTATTTATTTAACAACAGCTTACCGACATGAAGGGATTGGAGAATCAAGCGGTTATGATTACGTCAGGACAGGAAATCCTACCCGCGAAATTCTGGAAAAAGCAATTGCTGACCTTGAAGAAGGTGATAAAGGATTTGCCTGCAGCTCTGGAATGGCGGCGATTTGGACCATACTTGCGTTATTCCAGAACGGGGACGAATGGATTGTTTCAAAAGATTTGTATGGCGGTACATATCGACTTCTTGAGCAAGGATTTAAAAAGTGGGGCTTAAAAAGTACATATGCCGACATGTCCAGTCTCAGTGAGATCAAATCTGCGATCACTCCCGAAACAAAGGCGCTATTTGTGGAAACACCGACAAACCCTTTAATGGAACAAGCAGATATTGCGGCAATTGCCCAAATTGCCAAAGAAAACGGGATCCTACTGATAGTGGATAATACTTTCTACACTCCCCTGCTCCAAAAACCTTTAACTTTAGGTGCTGATATTGTTGTCCATAGTGCCACCAAATATCTTGGCGGGCACAATGATGTCCTGGCAGGGCTGATAGTGGCCAGAGGCGATAGCATTTGTAAATCACTCTCCCTTCACCATAATGGAGGCGGAGCTGTACTTAGTCCGTTCGACTCCTGGCTTCTTATCAGAGGCATGAAGACCCTGTCATTAAGGATGGAGCGCCATGAACGAAATGCCAGGGCGCTGGTTGAATATTTGCAAGGTCATTATGCTGTGAAAGACGTCCTTTATCCAGGCAGAGGCGGAATGATTTCCTTCAGAGTCCAGTCTCCAGCAATGGTGAATCCATTTTTAAAGAATCTTTCCACTATCACTTTTGCCGAAAGCCTTGGCGGAGTGGAGAGTTTCATCACCTACCCGGCCACACAAACACATGCAGATATTCCTGTTGAGGTTCGTGAACAAATAGGTGTTTGTGACCGTCTGCTGCGATTCTCTGTTGGAATTGAAGATTATGAAGACTTAATCGTTGATCTTGAAACGGCTTTTAAAAAGGCCCATGAGGAGGCAGGAGTCATATGA
- a CDS encoding thermonuclease family protein — protein MRYIMNSRIIFPTLMMFFILPNLVLAHNGYRDELGGHFSNGDCMYLLHEPTSLTREASSIDELIGLIQQYNNNTDCTAGLSKEMIDLGGFEFQGEGKVTSNTEGKTMPKTEASGGKLQLGKTYEAELAECTDGDTAVFTINGKAYKTRFLYIDTPESTRTKEPFGPEAAQYTCSFLRQGEIKLETDGGNLFDKYDRLLAWVWVGNKLHQEEITKAGLVEDFYDYGSYNYENRIWSAMDFAKENGKGMYAGVNPAAKSENEAANKREEGNKQEDKPKKDVDKNQQEQETKDKEIEEADKKEGGIQEEGSHQDAGKQCGFLSGVLFTLLFYLIGPIKKSLGKRTLFYHRLWSKKWWLNILLGLIYALLCYITLLLFLIEVLHLFKNKKRRRG, from the coding sequence GTGAGATACATAATGAATTCAAGAATAATTTTTCCGACCCTTATGATGTTTTTTATTTTGCCAAACCTTGTATTGGCCCATAATGGCTATCGAGATGAACTTGGAGGACATTTCAGCAACGGGGATTGTATGTATCTACTTCATGAACCAACATCACTGACCAGAGAAGCATCTTCCATCGATGAATTGATCGGCCTTATTCAGCAGTATAATAATAACACTGATTGTACTGCAGGTCTGAGTAAAGAAATGATTGATTTGGGAGGCTTTGAGTTCCAGGGTGAAGGAAAGGTTACTTCAAATACAGAGGGAAAAACAATGCCAAAAACAGAAGCTTCAGGAGGCAAGTTGCAGCTCGGCAAAACCTATGAGGCGGAATTAGCTGAATGCACAGACGGCGATACTGCTGTTTTTACCATTAATGGAAAAGCTTATAAAACACGTTTCCTTTACATTGATACTCCAGAAAGCACCAGGACGAAGGAGCCATTCGGACCAGAAGCCGCCCAATATACATGTTCATTTTTAAGGCAGGGGGAAATTAAGCTGGAAACCGATGGGGGGAATCTGTTTGATAAATATGACCGTCTCCTCGCTTGGGTTTGGGTAGGAAATAAGCTTCACCAGGAAGAAATTACGAAGGCAGGACTTGTCGAAGACTTCTACGATTACGGAAGCTATAATTACGAAAACCGTATATGGTCTGCAATGGACTTTGCAAAAGAAAATGGAAAAGGAATGTATGCTGGCGTGAATCCAGCAGCAAAGTCTGAAAATGAGGCTGCTAATAAGAGAGAAGAGGGAAACAAACAAGAGGATAAACCAAAAAAGGATGTCGACAAAAACCAACAAGAGCAAGAAACGAAAGATAAAGAAATAGAAGAAGCGGACAAGAAGGAGGGGGGCATCCAGGAGGAAGGGTCCCATCAGGATGCAGGTAAACAATGTGGGTTTTTAAGCGGAGTTTTGTTCACACTATTGTTCTACCTGATTGGCCCCATAAAGAAATCACTGGGCAAGCGTACGCTGTTCTATCACAGACTGTGGAGCAAAAAATGGTGGCTTAACATCTTGCTTGGCTTAATTTATGCTTTATTATGCTACATTACCTTGCTGTTATTTCTCATAGAAGTACTTCATCTTTTCAAAAATAAGAAACGCAGACGGGGGTAA
- a CDS encoding M4 family metallopeptidase → MKKKVVSLGLTASLAISGLVAATGFAAPNEDSPSKKFTKSHGAPEFVAGKLTNASEKAAKDIVLGYLNASKGKYNLSINDSFVVKSQEADKLGGDVVRLQQVYNGVPVWGATQVGRVDEEGVLQVFSGTVNKGLEQKIVKASNKKSQRDAIAAAEKDLGFKPAYEVSPSAELVVYPTEEQAVYAYHVTLNFLSPEPGNYQYFINAVTGEIINKYNAIDTAGKTNPSLSGTNTVGSGIGVLGDLKTLNTLLSNSSYYLQDNTRGNGVFTYDAKNRQTTPGTLWADADNNLNAAYDGAAVDAHFYAGLTYDYYKNTFSRNSYDNRGAALKSTVHYGRSYNNAFWNGQQMVYGDGDGTTFIPLSGGLDVVAHELTHAVTDFSSDLVYQYESGALNEAISDIFGTLTEFHGNNSPDFEIGEDIYTPKTAGDALRSMSDPTKYGDPDHYSKRYTGTSDNGGVHTNSGIINKAAYLISEGGSHYGVSVTGVGTDKMGAIFYRANTVYYTTSTNFSQARAGAVQAAKDLYGATSAEAAAVNKAFDAVGIY, encoded by the coding sequence TTGAAGAAAAAAGTAGTTTCCTTAGGTTTAACAGCAAGTCTCGCAATTAGCGGATTGGTTGCAGCTACAGGCTTTGCAGCGCCAAACGAAGATTCTCCATCCAAGAAGTTCACTAAGAGCCATGGAGCACCAGAATTTGTAGCCGGAAAGCTGACAAACGCCTCCGAGAAAGCCGCAAAGGATATTGTCCTTGGTTATTTAAATGCTTCAAAAGGAAAATATAATTTAAGCATTAATGATAGTTTTGTAGTGAAATCGCAAGAAGCGGACAAGCTTGGCGGTGATGTTGTCCGTCTGCAGCAAGTCTACAATGGAGTACCTGTCTGGGGAGCTACACAGGTTGGCAGAGTGGATGAAGAAGGAGTTCTTCAAGTTTTCAGCGGTACAGTAAATAAGGGTCTGGAACAAAAAATTGTGAAAGCTTCCAATAAGAAATCACAAAGAGATGCGATTGCAGCAGCTGAAAAAGATTTAGGTTTCAAACCAGCTTATGAAGTGTCTCCTTCTGCTGAATTGGTGGTTTATCCTACAGAAGAACAGGCTGTTTATGCTTACCATGTAACATTGAATTTCCTTAGTCCTGAGCCAGGCAATTACCAGTACTTTATCAACGCGGTAACAGGTGAAATTATCAATAAGTATAATGCCATTGATACTGCTGGTAAAACCAACCCGTCCTTAAGCGGTACGAATACTGTAGGGTCAGGTATTGGAGTGCTGGGTGATCTTAAGACATTGAATACCCTTCTTTCAAATAGCTCCTATTATTTACAGGACAATACTCGCGGAAATGGTGTATTTACTTATGATGCAAAGAACCGTCAGACAACTCCTGGCACCCTGTGGGCCGATGCAGATAATAATCTGAATGCAGCATATGACGGAGCGGCTGTTGATGCACATTTTTATGCAGGTCTTACCTATGATTACTATAAAAACACATTTAGCCGCAATTCATATGATAATAGAGGTGCAGCGCTGAAATCCACAGTCCACTACGGCAGAAGTTATAACAATGCGTTCTGGAACGGGCAGCAAATGGTTTATGGTGATGGAGATGGCACAACGTTCATTCCGCTTTCCGGCGGGCTTGATGTTGTGGCACACGAATTGACACACGCTGTGACCGACTTCAGTTCTGACCTAGTCTATCAGTATGAGTCAGGTGCCTTGAACGAAGCAATTTCCGATATTTTCGGCACACTTACTGAATTCCATGGAAACAATAGCCCTGATTTCGAGATTGGTGAAGATATCTACACACCAAAAACTGCTGGTGATGCCCTTCGCTCTATGAGCGATCCAACAAAATATGGCGACCCAGATCACTACTCCAAGAGATATACTGGTACTTCAGACAATGGCGGGGTACACACAAATAGTGGTATCATCAACAAAGCGGCTTACCTTATCAGTGAAGGCGGCTCACATTATGGAGTTTCAGTCACAGGAGTAGGAACAGATAAAATGGGTGCGATTTTCTATCGTGCAAACACTGTATATTACACCACTTCAACGAACTTCAGCCAGGCAAGAGCAGGGGCTGTACAAGCTGCTAAAGACCTTTATGGAGCAACCTCCGCTGAGGCAGCAGCAGTCAATAAGGCTTTTGATGCTGTAGGAATATATTAA
- the metC gene encoding cystathionine beta-lyase produces the protein MSHQYTFETSLLHNNYKIDPATGGVSVPIQHASTFHQTSTDHFGKYDYSRSLNPTREALEDIIAELEGGVRGFAFSSGMAAISTAFLLLSKGDHVVITEDVYGGTYRMVTQVLNRFGIEHTFVDMTDLEAVERAIRPNTALLYAETPSNPLLKVTDVHAISKIAKNHGAYTFVDNTFMTPLLQRPLDLGADIVLHSATKFLSGHSDTVAGLAVVKDEYLADRLYSLQNSFGAILGVQDAWLVMRGIKTLSVRMKQSQESAGRIADFLKKQPSIKNVFYPGLDSHPQFSLHAKQAGGPGAVLSFEFENPDLLPAFIHRVKLPIFAVSLGAVESILSYPAKMSHAAMPVEERKLRGISDGLLRLSVGLENADDLITDFQKALHGIEKQAVNGECVR, from the coding sequence ATGAGTCACCAATACACCTTTGAAACAAGCCTGCTCCATAACAACTACAAAATAGATCCGGCGACTGGCGGAGTGAGTGTTCCGATCCAGCATGCTTCTACTTTCCACCAGACTTCCACGGATCATTTCGGAAAATATGATTACAGCCGCAGCCTTAATCCAACCAGGGAGGCCCTTGAGGATATCATCGCTGAACTCGAAGGCGGAGTTCGGGGTTTTGCTTTTTCTTCCGGGATGGCAGCCATCTCCACTGCGTTCTTGCTCCTTTCAAAAGGGGATCATGTAGTAATCACCGAGGATGTGTATGGAGGTACATATCGGATGGTTACACAGGTTCTGAACAGATTCGGGATTGAACATACATTTGTGGATATGACTGATCTGGAGGCCGTGGAACGGGCCATACGCCCAAACACTGCACTTCTGTATGCAGAGACACCAAGTAACCCGCTGCTGAAGGTAACCGACGTACATGCAATCAGCAAGATTGCTAAAAACCACGGAGCTTATACTTTTGTCGATAATACGTTCATGACTCCCCTCTTGCAGCGGCCGCTTGATCTTGGAGCAGATATAGTGCTTCATAGTGCAACAAAGTTTCTATCCGGCCACAGTGATACTGTAGCTGGTCTTGCTGTAGTGAAGGATGAATACCTGGCAGACAGACTATATTCCCTCCAGAATTCGTTTGGCGCGATCCTTGGTGTTCAGGATGCCTGGCTTGTTATGAGAGGAATAAAGACTTTATCTGTAAGAATGAAGCAATCACAAGAGAGCGCAGGAAGGATTGCAGATTTCCTAAAGAAACAGCCTTCGATTAAAAACGTATTTTATCCTGGTTTGGATAGCCACCCTCAATTTAGCCTTCATGCTAAGCAGGCAGGTGGTCCAGGAGCTGTTCTTTCATTCGAGTTTGAAAATCCGGATCTCCTCCCGGCGTTTATCCATCGGGTGAAATTACCTATATTTGCAGTCAGCCTTGGGGCGGTAGAGTCCATCCTCTCTTACCCAGCAAAAATGTCACATGCAGCAATGCCGGTGGAAGAACGCAAGCTCCGCGGCATTAGCGATGGCCTCCTCCGGCTTTCAGTGGGCCTTGAAAATGCCGATGACTTGATAACGGACTTCCAGAAGGCACTGCATGGTATAGAAAAACAAGCTGTTAATGGGGAGTGTGTAAGATGA